In Elaeis guineensis isolate ETL-2024a chromosome 1, EG11, whole genome shotgun sequence, a genomic segment contains:
- the LOC105037969 gene encoding LOW QUALITY PROTEIN: uncharacterized protein (The sequence of the model RefSeq protein was modified relative to this genomic sequence to represent the inferred CDS: inserted 2 bases in 2 codons) — MLAEKRERSQENEIKIPVFSVLKKGSILKHIFLNSPEPGIGEEGNVPNQEEEPILIGRHPDCHIVLDHPSISRFHLEIRIEPAKQKISVIDRSSVHGTWVSGTKIQPHVPVDLVDGDMLRLGASTRVYRFQWVPLSRASEMEKPMEPLLEEKEDTYQEEIPMPLNANSDDMLASKIHSVMDSANPSSLDEFSSSSLPLQMESQSPVTKEFDEEENLSYFFVAPVVEQNGENGKLDEFSAVGVPSEREKLSPPGLEKRAMSSSLLSRRSKSISLLRIPNGRARERTGSTSFAEDMEEEIQKEDIKKQGEREGSLSKVLFAAIDEKEIGETFDSEKENSLLKISADQKTKMSNKLQNSPSNVIIHLNAEEEVFNSDKENWTPQFSKESELKRFVSLSSVENKEQDAYASDKEHLVSFDQKEEHTSFERSPXSAISALNLKEDMLHSDREMWTPESCKVQRRKEHIFENHVDNEKEDTSALDKDNVRPQLSFDQVLRKNQRDLLGSSSIDISSLNVEENQFQYDRVNWTPEVSGDLKLERPISKSNASNQRHEETFAIDKENLTTELYSNQKFKGNQDEQQPFIATSNAEAVXHSHKENQTPEVPREQKIKKPIFENCGTNAGGEDLVLSDKENLTPDVSRAQRSIKPVSESLAKVEREIMRKRVERVPFQLLLDDNCVMNGQRMVEKCNNTSINSISGNNYPVNNTERVEDKSNGTLNQPMGQILGKVEEKKKWNIVVDTSCFLNEESERSLHLLEGLKGTHLIIPMMVIRELDCMKRHESWFRKEAKASSALKWIEECMVKSSWWIHVQSSSEMTPVASTPPASPHSISAKGNNEFGAVPSGLMGFSACGSLMEIVSPTVEDHILDTALLFKRIKTDGQLVLLSNNITLKIKAMAEGLLCETPKELRDSLVNPYSKRFLWRKSSPRGSTWSSSDQMAYTENYYHQLPNIRKAADREAGLKLILLHNSDYAPTIFFQEHA, encoded by the exons ATGCTagcagaaaagagagagagatcacagGAGAACGAGATCAAGATTCCAGTCTTCTCTGTTCTAAAGAAGGGCAGCATTCTAAAGCACATCTTCCTCAATAGCCCCGAGCCGGGAATTGGCGAAGAAGGCAATGTCCCGAACCAAGAAGAGGAGCCGATACTCATCGGCCGGCATCCAGATTGCCACATCGTGCTCGACCACCCCAGCATCAGCCGGTTCCACCTGGAGATCCGCATAGAGCCTGCGAAGCAGAAGATCTCTGTGATCGATCGATCTTCCG tTCATGGGACCTGGGTATCGGGTACAAAGATCCAACCCCATGTTCCTGTCGATCTTGTCGATGGGGACATGCTGAGGCTCGGCGCGTCGACAAGGGTGTATAGATTCCAATGGGTCCCTCTGAGTCGCGCTTCGGAGATGGAGAAACCCATGGAGCCTTTGCTCGAAGAGAAAGAAGATACCTATCAG GAGGAAATTCCAATGCCCTTGAATGCTAATTCAGATGATATGttggcttcaaagatccattcGGTGATGGATTCCGCAAACCCCTCATCTCTTGATgagttctcttcttcttctttaccaTTGCAAATGGAAAGCCAGAGCCCAGTGACAAAGGAATTCGATGAGGAGGAGAACTTGAGCTACTTTTTTGTTGCTCCAGTGGTGGAACAAAATGGAGAAAATGGAAAACTAGATGAATTCTCTGCTGTTGGGGTACCATCTGAAAGAGAAAAACTAAGCCCACCGGGTTTGGAGAAGCGGGCAATGTCATCAAGCCTCTTGTCTAGAAGAAGCAAATCCATTAGCCTTCTTCGCATTCCCAATGGAAGGGCTAGAGAAAGAACAGGAAGCACGAGCTTTGCTGAGGATATGGAAGAAGAGATCCAGAAAGAGGACATCAAAAAACAGGGTGAGAGAGAAGGTTCACTTAGCAAGGTTCTTTTTGCTGCTATCGATGAGAAAGAAATAGGAGAGACATTTGATTCAGAGAAGGAGAATTCATTGCTAAAAATATCAGCTGATCAGAAGACGAAGATGAGCAACAAGCTGCAGAATTCACCTTCCAATGTCATTATTCATTTGAATGCTGAAGAAGAAGTGTTCAATTCAGATAAAGAGAATTGGACGCCCCAATTTTCCAAAGAGTCAGAATTAAAGAGATTTGTCTCTTTGAGTTCTGTGGAGAACAAAGAACAAGATGCATATGCTTCAGATAAAGAGCATTTAGTCTCTTTCGATCAGAAGGAAGAGCACACAAGCTTTGAGAGGTCAC TTAGTGCCATCTCGGCCTTGAATCTGAAGGAAGACATGCTTCATTCTGATAGAGAAATGTGGACACCTGAATCTTGTAAAGTGCAGAGAAGAAAGGAACATATATTTGAGAATCATGTGGATAATGAGAAAGAAGATACATCAGCTTTAGACAAGGATAATGTGAGACCTCAGCTTTCATTTGATCAAGTGCTTAGGAAGAACCAGAGAGACCTGCTGGGATCTTCTTCAATTGACATCTCATCCTTGAATGTGGAGGAAAACCAGTTTCAGTATGACAGAGTGAATTGGACCCCTGAAGTTTCAGGAGATTTGAAACTAGAGCGACCAATTTCAAAAAGTAATGCaagcaaccaaagacatgaagaGACATTTGCTATAGATAAAGAAAATTTGACCACAGAATTATATTCTAATCAAAAGTTTAAGGGCAACCAAGATGAGCAACAACCATTTATAGCGACTTCGAATGCTGAAGCTG TTCATTCACATAAAGAGAATCAGACACCTGAGGTTCCCAGAGAACAAAAAATTAAGAAGCCTATCTTTGAGAATTGTGGGACAAATGCAGGAGGAGAGGACTTGGTTCTGTCAGACAAGGAGAATCTGACCCCTGATGTTTCAAGAGCTCAAAGATCCATAAAACCCGTATCTGAAAGCCTCGCTAAAGTGGAAAGGGAAATTATGAGGAAAAGAGTGGAAAGGGTCCCATTTCAGCTTCTCTTGGATGATAACTGTGTCATGAATGGCCAAAGGATGGTAGAGAAATGCAACAACACTTCCATCAACTCAATTTCAGGAAATAATTATCCTGTCAACAATACTGAGAGAGTGGAGGATAAAAGCAACGGTACTCTG AACCAACCGATGGGCCAAATTCTTGGTAaggtggaagaaaagaagaaatggaACATTGTGGTTGATACAAGTTGCTTCCTTAACGAAGAGTCAGAAAGATCACTGCATCTATTAGAAGGCCTTAAAGGGACTCACCTCATCATACCCATGATGG TAATAAGGGAACTGGACTGTATGAAACGCCATGAAAGCTGGTTTCGAAAGGAAGCAAAGGCTTCTTCAGCATTAAAATGGATAGAGGAGTGCATGGTTAAGTCAAGTTGGTGGATTCATGTCCAGAGCTCATCAGAAATGACCCCAGTGGCATCAACACCTCCTGCTTCTCCTCATTCAATATCAGCCAAAGGAAATAATGAATTTGGGGCTGTTCCCTCAGGCTTGATGGGATTCTCCGCCTGCGGAAGTCTGATGGAGATCGTCTCTCCAACAGTAGAAGATCACATTCTTGACACTGCCCTCCTTTTCAAGAGAATAAAAACTGATGGACAACTTGTCCTTCTTTCAAACAACATCACCTTAAAAATTAAAGCCATGGCAGAG GGACTGCTATGCGAGACACCAAAGGAACTCCGTGATAGTCTTGTTAACCCATATTCAAAGAGGTTTTTGTGGAGGAAAAGCAGTCCAAGAGGATCCACCTGGTCTAGCTCAGATCAGATGGCCTACACTGAGAATTACTACCACCAATTGCCAAACATAAGAAAGGCAGCTGACAGAGAAGCAGGATTGAAGCTTATACTGCTCCACAATTCTGATTATGCACCAACCATTTTCTTTCAAGAACATGCCTAa
- the LOC105037944 gene encoding zinc finger protein STOP1 homolog yields the protein MDPKLRINSEALAKSSCQMMGDTSRNFNLGQPFIQFNPINLCYGGGPEQTFPEFPPTLGTEARSLYQPEPEVKSANQFKPSPNVNNTILDWNPRLILSNLSFLEQKIHQVQAIVQSIINQESQFSNRANEMFAQQQLVTADLTSIIIQLISTAGSLLPSIKNTLVSTNPSAGQLGSFIGAPTSFGLNVSQQQNAVIPMEVPKASACDKLIDGLNKDSCRKEGSELIKGLHGHGNEDVELIKCLKSDSEGTELASLEDHDVKDSDDGVDGENLPPGSYEVLQLEKEEILAPHTHFCVICGKGFKRDANLRMHMRGHGDEYKTPAALAKPNKESTSEPALIKRYSCPFVGCKRNKEHKKFQPLKTILCVKNHYKRSHCDKSYICSRCNTKKFSVIADLKTHEKHCGRDKWLCSCGTTFSRKDKLFGHVSLFQGHTPVLAVDDAKVLGTLDQARPNEVMNDMVGTLEYNFAGRTLDDVQSLNIKGVDVGTGCFSPMNFDACNFGGLDEFLHPASEVSEGPFSFLPFGSSNLIQGSGQN from the coding sequence ATGGATCCCAAGCTGAGAATAAATTCAGAAGCATTGGCAAAATCTTCTTGCCAAATGATGGGAGACACATCAAGAAATTTCAATCTGGGCCAGCCATTTATCCAATTCAACCCAATAAATCTATGTTATGGTGGTGGACCTGAACAAACCTTCCCAGAATTTCCCCCTACTCTAGGCACCGAAGCTCGTAGCTTATATCAACCAGAGCCTGAGGTAAAGAGTGCAAATCAATTCAAACCAAGTCCAAATGTCAATAATACAATTCTGGATTGGAATCCAAGATTGATACTGAGCAACCTCTCCTTCCTCGAGCAAAAGATCCACCAAGTTCAAGCTATAGTACAGTCTATCATCAACCAGGAAAGTCAGTTCTCCAACCGAGCTAACGAAATGTTCGCTCAGCAACAGCTTGTGACGGCAGATTTGACTAGCATCATAATTCAGTTGATTTCAACAGCAGGTTCTCTTCTTCCTTCCATCAAGAATACACTTGTCTCAACTAATCCTTCAGCCGGTCAGCTGGGCAGCTTCATTGGTGCTCCCACTAGCTTTGGCTTAAATGTGAGTCAGCAACAGAATGCGGTCATACCTATGGAGGTACCCAAGGCTTCAGCATGTGATAAGCTGATCGATGGTTTAAATAAAGATAGTTGTAGGAAAGAAGGCAGTGAGCTGATCAAAGGTTTGCATGGTCATGGGAATGAAGATGTTGAGCTGATTAAATGTCTGAAAAGTGATAGTGAGGGAACTGAGCTTGCTTCTCTTGAAGACCATGATGTGAAGGACAGTGATGATGGTGTTGATGGAGAAAACCTTCCCCCTGGTTCTTATGAAGTCTTGCAGTTGGAGAAGGAGGAAATTTTAGCACCACATACCCACTTCTGTGTGATATGTGGGAAGGGATTCAAGAGAGATGCGAACCTAAGGATGCACATGAGAGGCCATGGAGATGAATACAAGACCCCAGCTGCTCTTGCCAAGCCTAACAAGGAATCAACCTCAGAACCAGCACTTATAAAGAGGTACTCCTGCCCCTTTGTAGGGTGCAAGAGGAACAAGGAGCACAAGAAGTTCCAACCTCTCAAGACAATCCTCTGTGTGAAAAACCATTACAAGAGAAGCCACTGCGACAAGAGTTATATCTGCAGTAGATGCAATACCAAGAAGTTTTCAGTCATTGCAGACCTGAAAACTCATGAGAAGCATTGTGGTCGTGACAAATGGCTATGCTCGTGCGGAACAACATTCTCAAGGAAGGATAAGTTGTTCGGGCATGTTTCTTTATTCCAGGGCCATACACCTGTTCTTGCAGTGGATGATGCCAAGGTTTTAGGAACATTGGATCAAGCACGGCCCAATGAAGTGATGAATGATATGGTGGGAACTTTGGAGTATAACTTTGCTGGGAGAACCTTGGATGATGTTCAGAGTCTCAATATTAAAGGTGTTGATGTTGGAACGGGCTGTTTCTCTCCTATGAATTTTGATGCCTGTAACTTTGGAGGACTTGATGAGTTCCTACATCCTGCATCTGAAGTCTCTGAAGGTccattctcctttcttccttttggTTCAAGTAATTTAATTCAAGGAAGTGGACAAAACTGA